GAAGTCCCGCTTTAAGTCCATCGATTTTTGCTACAAGTTTTTTCGAAAACTCCGCAGCGATTTTCTTATGAACGAAAATCATTTTGAGTGCTGTACAGCGCTGACCATTAAAAGACAACGATCCTCGTACGCACTCATTCACCGCATTTTCAATATCAGCATCTTCGAGTACGATGGCCGGATTTTTTGCTTCAAGACTCAAAATACTGCGGAACCGAAACGGAGCCGGATGAGCGACTTTAATTTGATTTGCCACTTTGCTGGTACCGATGAATGCAAGGACATCGATCTTACCGGTTTGAACCGCTGGATTGATGATATCACGGCCCTGTCCGTTGATGATGTTAACAACGCCCGCTGGAAATGCATCACGGAAGGCCTCCATCATCGGGTCCCAGAACAACTGGCCAAAGCGAGCCATTTTAACAACGGTGGTGTTTCCCATAATCAGCGCCGGAATCAATGTCGTGAACGTTTCATTTAGCGGATAGTTGAACGGCCCCATACACAGAGTGACGCCAAGAGGCGCTCGGCGAATTTGCGCCATGACTCCTCCTGAAAACTTAAACCGGCTGGATTCGCGATCCAGATTTTTAACTTCATTCACGGTATCATCAATGTACTGAATGGTTCGATCAAACTCACCCTGCGCATCTGTCCAGTTTTTGCCGATCTCCCACATTAAAAGACGGCAAATCAATTCGCGTTGTTTGAGCATGCCATCGCGAAAGGCGACAACCGCTTTAATTCGGTCTTCCATTCTTGCCGTTGGCCAATCACCAAGGCCCTTCGCCCAAGCTTTTACCGCCTCATCGACAGC
The sequence above is drawn from the Bdellovibrionales bacterium genome and encodes:
- a CDS encoding aldehyde dehydrogenase family protein, with translation MNNSLPEFPNVPEIPARILIGGQIRTKGFDTKEVMTTCHGGTTPKKIGTTPHVSVAVLNEAVDEAVKAWAKGLGDWPTARMEDRIKAVVAFRDGMLKQRELICRLLMWEIGKNWTDAQGEFDRTIQYIDDTVNEVKNLDRESSRFKFSGGVMAQIRRAPLGVTLCMGPFNYPLNETFTTLIPALIMGNTTVVKMARFGQLFWDPMMEAFRDAFPAGVVNIINGQGRDIINPAVQTGKIDVLAFIGTSKVANQIKVAHPAPFRFRSILSLEAKNPAIVLEDADIENAVNECVRGSLSFNGQRCTALKMIFVHKKIAAEFSKKLVAKIDGLKAGLPWEPQVSITPLPDPEKPAYLKGLIDDAVAKGAVLANPGRGGKLEGNLFFPAVLTNVPLNARVASEEQFGPVVPVREFDDLREVEDYVINSPYGNQASVFGRDPVKMGMMIDHLSNQVCRININTQCQRGPDVYPFTGRKNSAEGTLSVFDALRSFSIRCMVAAKQDQASKQVIQGILHEDSSKFLSTNMVL